TATGCGTGGATTGCATTTTTTACAAGTTCCAACAACCTTGTTGGCACAAGTAGATAGTAGTATTGGCGGTAAAACAGCCGTCAATACTTCTAAAGCCAAAAATTTAGTTGGAACATTTGCTCAACCAGATGGCGTTTTAATCGATCCTGATACATTGAACACATTAGACGTTCGACGAGTGAGAGAAGGGATAGCTGAAATCATTAAATCAGCTGCGATTGCAGATAAGCACTTATGGCAAAAACTGGCTGATTTGACTGATGAGCATGATTTGATTATACATGCAGTAGAGATCATTGCTGATTGCTGTAAAATAAAACGAAAAGTGGTAGAAGAAGATGAATTAGATAATGGTGTTCGTTTACTTCTCAATTTTGGGCATACAATCGGTCATGCGTTAGAAAATACAGCTGGTTACGGTAAATTAACTCATGGTGAAGGGGTTGCAATCGGGATGAGCCAAATCACCAGAGTTGCCGAAAGTAAAAAATTAACGCCGAGCGGTACGACAGAACAATTGAATAAAATGATCCAAAAATTCCATTTGCCGATCACATCAGAGCTGTGGGATCAAGAACAATTGTATAGTGCGTTGACACATGATAAAAAAGCGCGCGGTGGAAAAATCAATATTATTTTATTAGAAACGATCGGGAATGCAAAAATTGTTCGTATTCCAATTGAAGAAATGAAGAGTTATTTAGACTAGCCAGCAATGTGTGTTAGCTTTTCGGGGTGAAGGTAAAAATCGAATGTGATAAAAAGTGTTACATTCAATTTTTACTATTTTTCAGTTAAGACTAAACGAGCCTGCTACGCTTTTGCTTTGAAACATGCCAAGAAACACAACGAGGAACTGAGTTGATGTTGATTGGTACAAGGTGAAGCAAAGCAGAACGTTGTTACCATGCATTATCTAGCTTCAAGAGCTAGCTTCTCGAGAAAAAGATAAAAACTGAATGAGGCAAAAATCACCTCAGTCATTTTTGCCTATTTTCTTGTCGAAGCTGAACGAGCTCTTTCAGCTTTTAAAATTAGGAGGAAATCATATGCGTTTTATTACTGCGGGAGAATCACACGGACCAGAATTGACAGCAATTATCGAAGGCTTGCCAGCAGGGTTGCCATTGTCACCTGAGGATATTAATTTAGAGCTAGCAAGAAGACAAGGTGGATATGGTCGTGGCGGCAGAATGTTGATTGAGAAAGATCAGGTAAGAATCACTTCAGGTATTCGTCACGGAAAAACATTAGGTTCGCCAGTGACATTGGTCGTTGAGAACAAAGACTGGAAAAACTGGACTTCTGTTATGTCAATCGAAGAAGTCACAGAGAAAGAGAAAAAGATCCGCCGTGTTAATAAGCCACGTCCTGGTCATGCAGATTTGGTTGGCGGCATCAAATACCAACATGATGATCTTAGAAATGTCTTAGAGCGTTCCTCAGCACGTGAAACAACTATGCGTGTGGCAATTGGAGCCATTGCTAAGAAATTGTTGAAAGAGCTAGATATCGAAGTAGCGGGGCATGTGGCCATATTGGGTGGAATCAAGGCTGAAATTCCAGATAATTTAACTGTTCAAGAAATTCAAGAACGTTCAGAAAAATCCGACGTTCGAGTTCTTGATTCTTCGGTTGAACAAGAAATTCGTGATCTGATAGATAAAACTAAGAAAAACGGCGATACGATCGGTGGAGTGGTCGAAGTTGTTGTCGGCGGTGTGCCGATTGGATTAGGCAGTTATGTCCAATGGGATCGCAAGTTAGATGCTAAAATTGCTCAAGCTGTTACCAGTATCAATGCTTTTAAAGGGGTTGAATTTGGAATCGGTTTTGAAATGGGCTTTAAACCAGGTAGCCAAGTTATGGATGAAATTGTTTGGGATCAAGCAACCGGGTATACAAGAACTTCAAACAATCTAGGCGGTTTTGAAGGTGGTATGACAAATGGAATGCCAATCGTTGTTAGAGGTGTTATGAAGCCGATTCCGACATTGTATAAACCTTTACAAAGTGTCAATATCGATACAAAAGAGCCTTACAAAGCAAGCGTAGAACGTTCTGACAGTACAGCTGTGCCAGCTGCAAGTGTTGTTTGTGAAGCGGTTGTGGCAACAGAAGTTGCTCAAGCAATGTTGGACAAATTTGGTAGTGATGCTTTTGAACAAATGAAAGCAGAAGTTGACTCTTACCGCTGCTATACTCAAACGTTTTAATTGAAATTAAAAAATGGAGAGTGAAGCGGAATGGATAAAAAGGTTTTAATCATTGGATTAGGTTTGATCGGCAGTTCAATTGCTTTATGTATAAAAAAAGAGCATCCAGCTGTAATGATCATCGGGATAGATAATCAAGAAAGTTCTGTAGACTTTGCGTTAAAACGAAAAATCATTGATCAAAAAGAGAGCACAATTGAAACAGCAGCGGTACAAGCAGATATTATTTTTTTATGTACGCCTGTTAAGAGTATGTTGAAGCAACTAAAACTATTAGGAACCTTGTCATTAAAACCAGAGGTAATCATAACAGATGTTGGCAGTACGAAATTAGAAATTATTGAAACAGCTCAAGCAGCTGGCTTAAAAACGTTTATCGGTGGACATCCTATGGCGGGCTCACATAAATCTGGTGTGACGGCAGCAGATGAAAACTTATTTGAAAATGCGTATTATATTTTAACCACTTCAGAAGCAGGGACACAAAAGCAAGTCCAGCAATTACAAACCATTTTACAAGGAACACGAGCAAAATTTGTGGTTCTTACAGCAAAGGAACATGATCAAATTACAGGAATGCTCAGTCACTTACCACATATTATTGCAGCGGGTCTAGTTAACCAAAGTAAGGTTTTCAATGAAGAACATCCCCGCTCACGACAATTAGCGGCTGGTGGTTTTCGCGATATTACCCGGATTGCTTCGTCTGATCCGCAAATGTGGACCGATATTTTGCTAAGTAATAAAGAGGCGTTATTAGCGCTGATGGGTTCATGGCAAACTGAAATGAAACAAGTTTCCGATTGGATCCAAAATGAAAATAGTGAAGCGATTTATCAGTTTTTCTACGAAGCAAAAGAAACAAGAAATCAAATGCCTGTTCATAAAGAAGGCGCAATTCCAGCCTTCTATGATTTATTTGTTGACGTACCGGATGTCCCTGGTGTGATTGCAGAGATTACAGGTTTATTAGGTAAAGCAAACCTTTCATTGATTAATTTGAAAATTCTTGAAACTCGGGAAGATATTTACGGCATTTTACAATTAACCTTTAAAAGGCAGGATGATCTAGAAAAAGCTAAAGTGACTATTAAAAAAGAGACAGAATATTTGTGCTATGAAAAATGAGATTTTGTACAATAGTTGCTTTGAAACATGTCAAAAAATATGCCAAGAAACACAACGAAGAACTGAGTTGATGTTGATTGGTACAAGGTGACTGAAAGGCACGTTGCTACCATGTGTTATCTAGCTACGTGGGCTAGCTCCGACTGGAAAAAGAAAAAAATAGTCTGTGGTAAAGAGCACCACAATCGATTTTTTTCTATTTTCCTGTCAGAGCTGGACGAGCCCACTACACTTTTAAATTTAGGAGGGATTTTTTGGATTTAGTTATTAATAAAATTGGTTTGAATGGGGTAATTGATATTCCAAGTGATAAATCGATTTCTCATAGAAGTATTATGTTTGGTGCTATTGCTGAAGGGAAGACGACGATTCGCAACTTTTTACGTGGTGATGATTGTTTAAGCACTTTAAAAGCTTTTCAAGATTTGGGTGTTAAAATTGAAGATGATGGGGAAGTTATAACCGTTCATGGTAATGGTTTTTCAGGGTTGAAACCTGCGAAGCAAGCAATCGATGTTGGAAATTCAGGGACTACGATTCGCTTGATCATGGGGATTTTGGCAGGAACATCTTTCACTACGGAATTGTTTGGTGATCATTCGATTGCTAAACGGCCTATGAATCGAGTGATGCTACCAATCAATCAAATGGGCGCTGTTTGTGCAGGGCATGATGGGACAGAGTTTCCGCCACTGACAGTGAAAGGTGCTGAAAAATTAAACCCTATTTATTATCAAATGCCTGTTGCGAGTGCTCAAGTTAAGTCCGCCATTTTATTTGCTGCTTTACAAGCCCATGGTGAATCCGTTATTGTAGAAAAAGAGAAGACGCGTGATCATACAGAAGATATGATTCGTCAATTTGGCGGTGAAATTTCAGTTTCAGGGAAAGAAATTAGAATCAGTGGACCGCAAAAATTAGTTGGACAAGAAGTTGTGGTACCAGGGGATATTTCATCAGCGGCCTTCTTCCTTACGGCAGGACTGATCATTCCAGATAGCAAAATCACGTTAAAGAACGTTGGCTTAAACCCAACTCGTACGGGAATCATTGATGTTATCCAACAAATGGGCGGAAAGCTACTAGTACAAGAAGCGAATAGTGAAGCCAATAAAGCTGGAACTTTAACTGTCGAAACAAGTGCTCTTAACGGAATTGAAATCGGTGGAGAAATTATTCCAAGATTAATCGATGAACTGCCAATCATTGCTTTATTAGCCACTCAGGCTGAGGGAACCACAATTATTCGCGACGCTGAAGAGTTGAAAGTAAAAGAAACGAATCGGATCGATGCAGTAGCAACTGAGTTAAATAAAATGGGTGCTAAAATCGAGCCAACTGAGGATGGATTAATCATTCATGGTAAAACACCGCTATACGGTGCGAACGTAACTAGTTATGGAGACCATCGTATTGGTATGATGCTGCAAATTGCGGCTCTTTTAGTAGAAAGCGGCACAGTCGAATTAGATAAAGCAGAAGCAATTTCAGTTTCTTATCCAAGATTTTTTGATGATTTAACTAAATTATATCGATAAACGGAGGAACGAAGATGAAGGGGATTATTTTAATTGGTTTTATGGGAGCAGGAAAAACCACTGTGGGAAAACTGCTTTCAGAAAAAACGGGTATGGAACACATCGATTTTGATGATAAAATCGTTGAAGAAATAGGAATGACAATTCAAGAATATTTTGATTTACACGGTGAAGAAGCATTTAGAGAACGAGAAACGAATGTCTTAAAACGTTATCTTGATCATAATCAAGTTGTATCAACCGGTGGCGGCATTGTCATGAGACCAGAGAATCGAGAACTGTTGAAACAAATGGCACCTGTTATCTATTTACAAACAAAGCCAGAAGTGTTTATTCCGCGTTTAAAACACGATCATACCACTGTTAGACCTTTGGTTGTGTCAAAATCCCCAGAGGAAATTAGACAGGTTTTTGAACCACGTATCCCTTTTTATGAAGAGAGTGCTAGCTTAGTTGTTGCGACAGACGATCGAACACCTGAAGAGATTGTTCATGAAATTTTAGAAAATATATAGGTAGGTGAGTCAATGAAAGTTGGTTATTTAGGTCCAGAAGCTTCTTTTACTCATAATGCAACTAGAACAGCTTTTCCTAATGAAGAATTGGTTTCGTATCATTCGATTCCCGCTTGCATTAAGGGGGTTGAATTTGGAGAGGTCGATCTAGGCGTCGTGCCGATTGAAAATACGATTGAGGGCTCGGTTAATACCACAGTAGACTATCTATTTCATCAGACGACCATTCCGGTCGGAGCCGAAATCGTACTGCCGATCTATCAACAATTGATGGTATCTAAAAAGAATCAAGAGCGGTGGCTTGAAACAACGAAAATCATGTCACATCCGCAAGCTTTAGCGCAATCACAAGAATTTATTCGTACTTATTTTCCACTGGCTGAGCTTGAGGCAACACCATCCACTGCTTATGCAGCAAATTTTGTTGCAAGTCATCCAGACCAAAAAATCGCAGCAATTGCACCTAAATTGTCTGCTGAAACGTATGATCTTGAGATTGTTGGGAAAGATATTCAGGATGTAGAAATCAATCAAACACGATTTTGGGTTTTAGGCGCCGAAAAAATTGAGTTACCAATTCAATCAGAGCAACAGAAGCTGACAATAGCTTTGACGATGCCAAATAATATGCCAGGTGCACTGCAAAAAGCATTATCAGCATTTAGCTGGCGAGATATTGACTTGAGCAAAATCGAGTCACGTCCATTAAAAACAACATTGGGAGAATATTTCTTTTTAATTGATATCAACGTTCAAAAACCACA
The DNA window shown above is from Enterococcus sp. 12C11_DIV0727 and carries:
- a CDS encoding shikimate kinase, producing MKGIILIGFMGAGKTTVGKLLSEKTGMEHIDFDDKIVEEIGMTIQEYFDLHGEEAFRERETNVLKRYLDHNQVVSTGGGIVMRPENRELLKQMAPVIYLQTKPEVFIPRLKHDHTTVRPLVVSKSPEEIRQVFEPRIPFYEESASLVVATDDRTPEEIVHEILENI
- a CDS encoding prephenate dehydrogenase; translation: MDKKVLIIGLGLIGSSIALCIKKEHPAVMIIGIDNQESSVDFALKRKIIDQKESTIETAAVQADIIFLCTPVKSMLKQLKLLGTLSLKPEVIITDVGSTKLEIIETAQAAGLKTFIGGHPMAGSHKSGVTAADENLFENAYYILTTSEAGTQKQVQQLQTILQGTRAKFVVLTAKEHDQITGMLSHLPHIIAAGLVNQSKVFNEEHPRSRQLAAGGFRDITRIASSDPQMWTDILLSNKEALLALMGSWQTEMKQVSDWIQNENSEAIYQFFYEAKETRNQMPVHKEGAIPAFYDLFVDVPDVPGVIAEITGLLGKANLSLINLKILETREDIYGILQLTFKRQDDLEKAKVTIKKETEYLCYEK
- the pheA gene encoding prephenate dehydratase — its product is MKVGYLGPEASFTHNATRTAFPNEELVSYHSIPACIKGVEFGEVDLGVVPIENTIEGSVNTTVDYLFHQTTIPVGAEIVLPIYQQLMVSKKNQERWLETTKIMSHPQALAQSQEFIRTYFPLAELEATPSTAYAANFVASHPDQKIAAIAPKLSAETYDLEIVGKDIQDVEINQTRFWVLGAEKIELPIQSEQQKLTIALTMPNNMPGALQKALSAFSWRDIDLSKIESRPLKTTLGEYFFLIDINVQKPQLLLDNALEEIRLMGGTVKIFGNYAIHPINGV
- the aroB gene encoding 3-dehydroquinate synthase, translated to MKLTVNLPNHSYDLTIEKGLLKNIGPWAKALWAPQKVVIITDTNVQPLYGEEVSKHLQEAGFEPATFVIDAGEQSKSLTVAAEIYDFLADKGLTRSDGIIALGGGVVGDLAGFVASTYMRGLHFLQVPTTLLAQVDSSIGGKTAVNTSKAKNLVGTFAQPDGVLIDPDTLNTLDVRRVREGIAEIIKSAAIADKHLWQKLADLTDEHDLIIHAVEIIADCCKIKRKVVEEDELDNGVRLLLNFGHTIGHALENTAGYGKLTHGEGVAIGMSQITRVAESKKLTPSGTTEQLNKMIQKFHLPITSELWDQEQLYSALTHDKKARGGKINIILLETIGNAKIVRIPIEEMKSYLD
- the aroC gene encoding chorismate synthase, which translates into the protein MRFITAGESHGPELTAIIEGLPAGLPLSPEDINLELARRQGGYGRGGRMLIEKDQVRITSGIRHGKTLGSPVTLVVENKDWKNWTSVMSIEEVTEKEKKIRRVNKPRPGHADLVGGIKYQHDDLRNVLERSSARETTMRVAIGAIAKKLLKELDIEVAGHVAILGGIKAEIPDNLTVQEIQERSEKSDVRVLDSSVEQEIRDLIDKTKKNGDTIGGVVEVVVGGVPIGLGSYVQWDRKLDAKIAQAVTSINAFKGVEFGIGFEMGFKPGSQVMDEIVWDQATGYTRTSNNLGGFEGGMTNGMPIVVRGVMKPIPTLYKPLQSVNIDTKEPYKASVERSDSTAVPAASVVCEAVVATEVAQAMLDKFGSDAFEQMKAEVDSYRCYTQTF
- the aroA gene encoding 3-phosphoshikimate 1-carboxyvinyltransferase, which gives rise to MDLVINKIGLNGVIDIPSDKSISHRSIMFGAIAEGKTTIRNFLRGDDCLSTLKAFQDLGVKIEDDGEVITVHGNGFSGLKPAKQAIDVGNSGTTIRLIMGILAGTSFTTELFGDHSIAKRPMNRVMLPINQMGAVCAGHDGTEFPPLTVKGAEKLNPIYYQMPVASAQVKSAILFAALQAHGESVIVEKEKTRDHTEDMIRQFGGEISVSGKEIRISGPQKLVGQEVVVPGDISSAAFFLTAGLIIPDSKITLKNVGLNPTRTGIIDVIQQMGGKLLVQEANSEANKAGTLTVETSALNGIEIGGEIIPRLIDELPIIALLATQAEGTTIIRDAEELKVKETNRIDAVATELNKMGAKIEPTEDGLIIHGKTPLYGANVTSYGDHRIGMMLQIAALLVESGTVELDKAEAISVSYPRFFDDLTKLYR